Proteins encoded in a region of the Onychostoma macrolepis isolate SWU-2019 chromosome 20, ASM1243209v1, whole genome shotgun sequence genome:
- the batf3 gene encoding basic leucine zipper transcriptional factor ATF-like 3, whose protein sequence is MSLFSATSNFTRNDAPALRLFRKSESSDDEEKRLKRREKNRVAAQRSRKRQTQRADELHEAYECLEQENSLLRKEVQLLLEEQQRLTDALKAHEPLCPVLNCGMTSTSRSAGTMSPEFMSR, encoded by the exons ATGTCACTTTTCAGTGCGACAAGTAACTTTACTCGAAATGATGCTCCAGCTTTACGGTTATTTCGAAAGAGTGAG AGCTCTGATGATGAAGAGAAAAGGttgaaaagaagagaaaagaacCGAGTTGCTGCACAGAGGAGCCGCAAAAGACAAACTCAGAGAGCTGATGAGTTGCATGAG GCATATGAATGTCTGGAACAGGAGAACAGCCTGCTGAGGAAGGAAGTCCAGCTTTTGTTAGAGGAACAGCAACGCTTGACAGATGCCCTCAAAGCCCATGAGCCTTTGTGCCCTGTCTTGAACTGTGGTATGACCTCAACATCAAGGTCCGCAGGCACAATGTCACCTGAGTTTATGTCTAGATAG